TCGGTTGGTGagactgggaggggaggggagctctAGCAACACACGGACCCTTCGTAAGAGGTGGTGGAGAAAGAGACAGGCAGGCGGGCGACGGAGGACCAAAGATAAAAGCAGGACTGTGTCCATTTGTTCCTTTGGGATGAGGcagaacattttcttccttattcttctcCCTGCTCCGTTGTCTGGCCTGTTACTCCCGCTAGTCACACAGGCTCGAGTGATTAGAGGTCAAAGTTATGAGTTATGACTTAAAGGGCTTGGTGATCCAGCTGGAGTGCGTCGCTGCCCTTCCAGGAGACATTTCTGTGGTTGTACACTATTGGTTTAGGCGTGTTCATGGAATGGACTTGCTTGGGTTAGAAGAATGCCTGTAGATTGACTAGAACTGCACAATGAACTAATCGTGATgttaaatttgtatggaacccgGTGAAATCTTTTAGGATCATATGATaacctatcttttttttttctcctctcaggAAAATGTCAGACGGTTTTTCGGTAAGTGTTTGATGTCTGATTTCCTAGGTAATACACATTCCACACaggttgaggtttattttttttttaccgcCAGGCTCTCCCTTCTAACTCTCCCACTGCTGGCCTCCCGTGTCCAATGAGGGCTTGTTAgctggagttttgtttttctagccGCGGATTCGGGAAGAGAGCCCGTCAGAGGGAGGTCTGGGACTTACAATGGTAGTAACTCTGTCACTGTGAGGCCTGCGACAGAAGCCGGAGGATTCCGCCTGGAGGAGCCGAGAAATAAACTGGGCGATGGGAGCTGTGTGCAGTCTGAGCATCCTGATTTTTGTGATTGGTTTTCTCCTGCCTACAGAAAGTATGTGCTTTCGCGTAGAGGACAGCCATCTCCCGACTTTAGCAAATTACGAAAAGGCCACCCTCCGCGATATGAGATGATGGGAGGCAAGAGCCAAGTGACAAGCATGTGTAATCCCAAAGTCTAATCTTAATCTTAGGAACTCAAAACTATTCAATACGTGGAAAAAATGTTATGGATACAAATTTCATATCTTGACCATATCCCTCTACTTCTTAGATCgcatatttctgttttcctgaaaattctgtttttgtgAACGTTTTTCATCCTGTAATGGTTTATGTCTTTCTTTCCAGCTTAAAGATGCCTTATCTGGGTCTGGAAACCCAAACCCTCAAGGATGGCCTGGTCCCTGGGGAAACCAGCCTGCTGGGGCAGGGGGCTACCCAGGGGCCGCCTATCCCGGCGCCTACCCTGGACAGGCACACCCTGGCGCCTACCCTGGCTCAACCCCTGCTTATCCTGGACCAAATGCATCAGGAGGCTACCCTAGTGGGCCTGGTGCCTACCCATCTCCTGGACAGCCAGGTGCTCCTGGAGCCTACCCTGCTGCCGGGCCCTATGGCGTCCCTGCTGGACCACTGGTAAGATGGAGTTAGTCACTTCATATACTTGATTGTGATCAGGACAAAGCTAATGAAGAATGCAGCAAATGTCTGGAGTGGTCGTGCCATCACTTTGCAGTGCTctggctgggggctggctctGGGCACTCACCTGCAAAGGGCTTCAGGGAGACCTGAAGCTTCTAACTCACAGCTCAGAGCCACTTTCTCAAGGACCTGCCATGGTGTGTGTCCATCCAGTAGAAAAAGTAGTTGTTTGTATTGAGTTTATTATGTGTACTGTTAGTATAAAGAGAACTTAATCCATCTTTTAAAGACATCTGTAAAGCAGCTTTAATATAAATCAAGTTAAATCATAGTAATGGGGGAagttttggctattattattaataaaccCTGAGTACATAACATGTACCAGCAGCATGCTTCTACACGGATGACCTCAGGGAACCCACGACTACCCTATAAGATGCTGCTGGTATCCCCATTTTCCACTGTGGGAATGGAGCAGTCTGGAGTTCTGGAACTTGCTCAGAGGCATGGAGGGAACATGTGGGGGAACCAAGGTGATCTGGTTTTGACAACTGTTCTAAAGATTATTTTGCAATCTAAGGAttgaattttcatttacattaaaaCACACTTTAGCAAATGAATTCAAAGTGTAAAACCTAACTCTGTGAGGCTCCAGACATGTCTCAAACACAGATCCTTCCCTTTCAGATGTCTAGGCTAGTTTGGAGGTAGATACAGACGTGAGGAAAGACCTCCATCGCAGTGTGGGTCAGACCCTTTCAGGCCTGTGGAGAAGATGGCGCAGGCAGCGTGTTAGAGGACAGTGCAGAAAAAGCGTTGGAGGCATGGATGCCATTGAGCAGGGCTTAGGCCACAGGTTAGTCGGGTGCAGAGGAGGACATGGAGGCTGTGGAAAGGAAGATGCAGACGTGGGCGAGCTTGCAGGAAGAACCCCAGGATGTAGTGGTGAAGTCTCAGGAGTCAGAGACGACTCTGGCTTTTCAATGCTGGACATCTAGAGCACCAGCCAAGGGTCCGTCCAAACTGGGAACTCAGGAAGGGGAcctgaagggggaggggcaggggagacgATTCCAGTTCATACCTGTTGGATTTGCGGCACCAGAAGCAAATCCAGACAGGAGGAAGTACAGGACTGGTGCAGATCAGGGCTAGAGAAAAGACTTGGGGGATAGTTGAACCCAGGGGGAAAAttataaagggaaagagaagaggccagagagagagCCCTGGGAATATTCACAGCACCTTGAACatagatggccaataaatatttgcagaatgacgTAGGGAGTGTATGAGCTGGGAAGtgttcatttcacaaatatcGGATGTCTGCCACATTCAAAGCACTCTGCTGGGGCCGTGTGATTAGAACACATGAGAACTCAGAAGCCCCAGAGTGTGACACAATGCCCGCCCTCAGGGAGCAGAATAACCACCAAGAAGGGTGTTATGTGAAAGGAGTCTTAAGAGCAGCACAAAAATGGTAATGTTGACTGTGAGGTCTAGCTTAAGCCTTTCTGAAAAATAGTCTAAGCGCATGAGTTATAGCTAGGGATGTCCTGGTAAGGAGAGACCCCGTGCTCCAAAAGGGAATATGTTCTGCCCTTGGCACCAAATAACTCATGGCTTTACTCTCGATTATTCGTTGTGCATGTAGGGAGCCTTATATCTTCAGGCCCTGGGCAAGGTGGCCCGAGAGTCTGGAAAGATGGCTTCCCTTAGGGTTATGTGACAGTCACACATATTAATAGTGATTGAACTTTAgcaacatctttttctttctttccccaagaAAACATGACTCTTTATtgatacatatacatttttttattcccAGACTGTGCCTTATGACCTGCCTTTGCCTGGAGGAGTCACGCCTCGCATGCTGATAACAATTCTGGGCACAGTGAAGCCCAATCCAAACAGGTGAACAGCAAGATTAGCAAGTCTGACATATTGGTTGATtggtttagaattttaaaaactacacatTTAGAATCTTGGCTATACCACAGTACGGGATTATCCCATAAATCAATATGTATTCCCAATAGGGGGACAATGTTTCCCTCACTGAGTCTTAAACCAGAAGAATCAAGAATAAAACAGAGTCCCACTTTCTGAGGACaaagaggaagagcaagaaaCCCATTCTGTTGGTGTTTCCTGGCAGTGAAAGCCTTAGAGGTCAAGGAAATGTAGTTTTGTAATGTGATGCCTGGCCGTCCCTCCACCTCTGAGCCATATATTGTCTAAAAAACCAAGCATGCACTTTATGTCTACATGCCCATCAAAAACAAGGTGCGAAAACAAAAAGACCCCACTGGACATCGTTCGAGTTGGTCTGAGCGCTTGAATGTGATCATTCTGTCCTGATGTGCGTACAAATCTCCCCGCAGTTGTGCAGGTCACAGTGCAGTCTCGCACCTTGCGAGCTCGGCTGCCATTTCCATCTTCATAGTGGGGGCAACAGCAGGGTCACAGATCCCTATGGTGTCAGCCTGGTCTACAGATGATAAGGGGCAGGATGGGGAACCCCAGTCTTCTGAGTAGACACTGTTTActtaaaagatttgaacagattcTACAAGTTACAAGACTTCCGCAAAATAAATCAACCTTTGCCATCGGAACTGGTTTGACTGAGGTGAGCTAGGATGGGGTAAGATTGGAGCTAACTTAGGTAAATCCACGCTGATTCCTGGCTGCCCTGGGATGCCTGACCCTGGTTATCACCACTGGTTATACCTACATGTAAAACAAGAAGGCTAAGGATATCCTGAAGCTGTCCAGTGCGCCCATCCCTGAGGTCAGTGGTACCACTAAAGCTACTGCAGCCATTAATTCATCTGTGTTTCTGGGTCTTATGGACAGCACACAAAAGGCACAAAGTCAAGCTATGTACACAGGTTTATTCAATAATCCGCAAACAGACTCCATGAGTGTCTGTCACCTTGTTCCTGGTGAATCAAAGGGAGCCACCTCCTCTGTTAGCAGGAGATAGACTCAGCTCTGATCTGATCATTTTACATCCAAATGGCCCACTCACTCCAACCT
Above is a window of Equus przewalskii isolate Varuska chromosome 25, EquPr2, whole genome shotgun sequence DNA encoding:
- the LGALS3 gene encoding galectin-3 produces the protein MSDGFSLKDALSGSGNPNPQGWPGPWGNQPAGAGGYPGAAYPGAYPGQAHPGAYPGSTPAYPGPNASGGYPSGPGAYPSPGQPGAPGAYPAAGPYGVPAGPLTVPYDLPLPGGVTPRMLITILGTVKPNPNRFALNFNRGHDVAFHFNPRFNENNRRVIVCNTKQDNVWGREERQAVFPFESGKPFKIQVLVEADHFKVAVNDAHLLQYNHRMRNLREINTLSISGDINLTSASHTMI